A genomic region of Planococcus kocurii contains the following coding sequences:
- a CDS encoding SDR family oxidoreductase, with amino-acid sequence MKEVVFTGFPGFIASQLMYKHAQQNKAISAIILSSERTKAEKEAKRIEKETNCRTIQLIEGDITISGLNLKKADKEYLQEKEVTFWHLAAIYDLAVPRDLAWKVNVEGTRHVNEFVSELPNVERYVYFSTAYVAGNRQGTIYEVQLQRPEAFKNFYEETKFEAELLVNEMKKQVPVTIIRPGIVRGHSITGETIKFDGPYFFLNLIDRVKFLPIIPFVGRSKSYLNVVPIDYILEASMYLSELAAAAGQTVHLTDPNPHPVEEIYRGMVHLMTGKNPKGRVPHSLAKMSLSIGFVRRGLGVEIETLDYLTWSADFDTQKAENLLAGSGIYCADFIATMPAMVEFYNVHKNDKKFQIAIR; translated from the coding sequence ATGAAAGAAGTTGTGTTTACTGGTTTTCCTGGATTTATTGCGAGTCAATTGATGTACAAACATGCACAGCAAAATAAAGCGATTTCTGCCATTATCCTATCGTCGGAACGAACAAAGGCAGAAAAAGAAGCCAAGCGAATCGAAAAAGAAACAAATTGTCGAACGATCCAGCTGATTGAAGGAGATATCACTATTAGTGGATTAAATCTTAAAAAGGCTGATAAAGAGTATTTACAGGAGAAAGAGGTGACATTCTGGCATCTTGCGGCTATTTATGACTTGGCAGTTCCAAGAGATTTGGCATGGAAAGTCAATGTGGAAGGAACTCGTCATGTGAATGAATTCGTTTCAGAATTGCCAAATGTAGAACGCTATGTTTACTTCAGTACAGCCTATGTAGCTGGAAATCGACAAGGAACTATTTATGAAGTCCAATTGCAACGACCAGAAGCGTTTAAAAACTTTTACGAAGAAACGAAGTTCGAAGCAGAACTACTAGTAAATGAGATGAAGAAACAAGTACCTGTCACAATTATTCGACCAGGCATTGTCCGTGGACATTCGATTACAGGGGAAACCATTAAATTTGATGGTCCATACTTTTTCTTGAATTTAATTGATCGAGTAAAATTTCTGCCAATTATTCCATTCGTTGGACGTTCCAAATCGTATCTAAATGTCGTGCCGATCGATTATATTTTGGAAGCATCGATGTATCTTAGTGAATTGGCAGCCGCTGCCGGACAAACTGTTCATTTAACGGATCCCAATCCCCATCCTGTGGAAGAAATATATCGTGGTATGGTCCATTTGATGACAGGGAAAAATCCCAAAGGACGAGTGCCTCATAGCTTAGCGAAGATGTCTTTGTCTATTGGTTTCGTAAGAAGAGGATTGGGTGTCGAAATTGAAACCCTAGATTATTTAACGTGGTCAGCTGATTTTGATACACAAAAAGCGGAAAATTTATTGGCAGGAAGCGGTATTTACTGTGCAGATTTTATAGCGACTATGCCTGCAATGGTTGAATTTTACAACGTACATAAAAATGACAAAAAATTTCAAATTGCTATCCGTTAA
- a CDS encoding TerC family protein, giving the protein MEAVLLEYAWVLLVLVGLEGLLAADNAVVMAVMVKHLPKAQQKKALFYGLVGAFVFRFAALFMITLLVNIWQIQALGAAYLLFISIKSLYDQRKGDTDEILEGVDGKPEKKGSGFWMTVLKVELADIAFAIDSMLAAVALAVTLPHLNVFGVNDIGGINSGQFMVMLAGGLIGVIIMRFAAHKFVQLLEKYPQLETAAFVIVGWVGVKLLVMTLSHENVGILPTDFPHSTGWTLVFWSVLLGIVVVGGILGVKQNREQAKEQEVK; this is encoded by the coding sequence ATGGAAGCAGTTTTATTAGAATATGCTTGGGTACTACTCGTTTTAGTAGGACTTGAAGGATTATTAGCTGCAGATAATGCAGTAGTTATGGCGGTAATGGTTAAGCATTTACCGAAAGCACAACAGAAAAAAGCGTTGTTTTATGGATTGGTAGGAGCATTCGTGTTCCGTTTTGCAGCCTTATTCATGATCACGTTGCTCGTAAATATCTGGCAGATCCAAGCACTTGGAGCAGCTTACTTATTGTTCATTTCAATTAAGAGTCTCTACGATCAACGCAAGGGAGATACAGATGAAATCCTTGAAGGCGTTGATGGTAAACCTGAGAAAAAAGGTTCAGGTTTCTGGATGACGGTATTGAAAGTGGAATTAGCCGATATTGCTTTTGCTATCGACTCAATGTTAGCAGCAGTAGCTTTAGCAGTTACATTGCCACATTTAAATGTTTTTGGCGTTAATGACATTGGTGGCATTAACTCAGGTCAGTTTATGGTTATGCTTGCCGGTGGATTGATCGGTGTAATCATTATGCGATTTGCGGCACATAAATTCGTACAATTGCTTGAGAAATACCCGCAACTTGAAACAGCAGCGTTTGTTATTGTTGGATGGGTTGGAGTAAAGTTGCTAGTGATGACTTTATCTCACGAAAACGTCGGTATCTTGCCTACTGACTTCCCACACTCTACAGGCTGGACATTGGTATTCTGGTCAGTATTACTCGGCATTGTCGTGGTAGGGGGAATCCTTGGAGTCAAGCAGAACAGAGAGCAAGCTAAAGAACAAGAAGTAAAATAA
- the sigI gene encoding RNA polymerase sigma-I factor, whose translation MLLALLGGRFGRNKKSDAEIMVLQAQGGDEQVLHELLFSYSPFMKKTASQVCKRFIDDHDDEYSIALSAFNEAIEKFDQTNNASFLTFAHLVIRRRLIDFIRKESRRDEFSHDFMTAEEPEAHNGLADHAAAMAYSIEQQNQKRSEEIFLYEKMLQQFGLSFQILVKVSPVHQDTRLTSIQIAQLVAETDEYKQYLMDKKKLPIKDIETLVKVSRKTIERHRKYIIAMALLQMSDLHFLKEYLKGRLN comes from the coding sequence GTGCTTTTAGCTTTATTAGGTGGAAGGTTCGGACGCAACAAAAAGTCTGATGCTGAAATAATGGTTTTGCAAGCACAAGGTGGCGATGAACAAGTATTGCATGAGTTGCTTTTTTCCTATTCACCTTTTATGAAAAAGACAGCTTCTCAAGTATGCAAGCGATTTATCGATGACCATGATGATGAATACAGCATTGCACTTTCTGCATTCAACGAAGCAATTGAAAAATTCGATCAGACCAATAATGCTTCGTTTCTAACATTTGCTCACCTCGTTATTCGCAGACGGCTAATTGATTTTATACGTAAAGAAAGCCGAAGAGATGAATTTAGCCACGACTTCATGACAGCAGAAGAGCCAGAAGCACATAATGGCCTTGCTGATCATGCTGCAGCTATGGCTTATTCGATCGAACAGCAAAATCAGAAAAGAAGTGAAGAAATATTTCTGTATGAAAAAATGCTTCAACAATTCGGCTTATCTTTTCAAATACTGGTAAAAGTGTCTCCAGTTCATCAAGATACACGTCTTACTTCTATTCAAATTGCCCAGTTAGTAGCCGAAACTGATGAGTATAAACAATACTTGATGGACAAGAAAAAGTTGCCAATCAAAGACATTGAAACGCTCGTAAAGGTGTCGCGCAAAACGATAGAGCGCCATCGAAAATACATAATTGCAATGGCTTTACTGCAGATGAGCGATTTGCATTTTTTAAAAGAATATTTGAAGGGGCGATTAAACTAA
- a CDS encoding TrkH family potassium uptake protein: MNNSFQKVRNLTPAQVIVSYYFVAIAVSFLLLRLPNVHKPGMTIPLIDSLFTAVSAISVTGLSVINVVETYTVFGIVVLMFILQLGGIGIMSIGTFFWLLVGKRIGLRERQLIMVDHNQSSMAGVVKLIREIVKIMLLIEAVGAIILTIYFTQYFPTFQEALLHGVFGSITATTNGGFDITGESLMPYFNDYFVQIINMILIILGAIGFPVLIELKEFISNKQKYFRFSLFTKITTSIFAVLLAVGAIGIFLLESVKAFKSMSWHESIFASIFHSVSSRSGGLVTVDITQFSDATNVFMSALMFIGASPSSAGGGIRTTTFAIAILFLINFARGKNTIQIFKREIELIDVFRAFAVIFLAFFIVFAATLALLITEPTATVVEIIFEITSAFGTCGMSLGITSDLSEIGKFIIMALMFVGRVGLISFLFTIGGKTDPTKFHYPKERVIIG, translated from the coding sequence ATGAATAATTCATTTCAAAAAGTACGAAATCTAACACCTGCACAGGTTATTGTTTCGTATTATTTTGTGGCAATTGCTGTTTCCTTCTTATTATTGAGGTTACCAAATGTCCATAAACCAGGGATGACCATCCCCTTAATTGATAGCTTGTTTACTGCAGTAAGTGCTATAAGTGTAACGGGCTTATCCGTAATTAATGTTGTGGAAACATATACAGTATTTGGTATCGTTGTTTTAATGTTTATCTTGCAACTTGGGGGCATTGGAATTATGTCCATCGGAACATTTTTCTGGCTTCTTGTGGGTAAACGTATTGGGTTACGTGAACGCCAATTAATCATGGTTGATCACAATCAATCGAGTATGGCGGGCGTTGTTAAACTGATTCGCGAAATTGTGAAAATTATGTTGCTAATAGAAGCGGTCGGTGCAATTATCCTGACAATTTATTTTACGCAGTATTTTCCAACATTCCAAGAAGCGTTATTACATGGTGTATTTGGTTCAATTACAGCCACCACTAATGGAGGATTCGATATTACAGGCGAATCGTTAATGCCGTATTTTAATGATTATTTTGTCCAAATTATTAACATGATTCTCATTATTTTAGGTGCTATTGGTTTTCCGGTATTAATTGAACTAAAGGAATTTATTTCGAATAAGCAAAAATATTTTCGTTTTTCTCTTTTCACAAAAATCACAACGAGTATATTTGCAGTGTTACTAGCAGTTGGAGCTATCGGTATTTTCTTATTAGAATCAGTAAAAGCGTTTAAATCGATGAGCTGGCATGAATCGATATTTGCGTCGATTTTTCATTCGGTTTCCTCTCGATCAGGCGGTTTGGTTACAGTCGACATCACGCAATTCAGTGACGCCACAAATGTTTTTATGAGTGCCTTAATGTTTATAGGTGCATCTCCAAGTTCAGCTGGTGGCGGTATTCGCACAACTACTTTTGCAATCGCGATTTTGTTTTTGATTAATTTTGCACGAGGAAAAAATACCATTCAAATTTTCAAGCGCGAAATTGAGCTAATTGATGTCTTTCGGGCGTTCGCAGTTATTTTCTTGGCATTTTTTATCGTCTTTGCGGCGACCCTTGCACTTCTTATTACGGAGCCCACTGCTACGGTTGTGGAAATCATATTTGAAATCACCTCTGCTTTTGGAACATGTGGAATGTCTTTAGGCATTACAAGTGATTTGTCAGAAATCGGGAAGTTTATCATCATGGCTTTAATGTTTGTTGGGCGTGTTGGACTGATTTCTTTCCTCTTCACAATTGGCGGTAAAACAGATCCAACTAAATTCCACTATCCGAAAGAACGCGTAATTATCGGGTAG
- a CDS encoding MarR family winged helix-turn-helix transcriptional regulator: protein MNEEIKQSLKLFIVLSRAHKAITEQTNQFFQASGVNPTEFAVLELLYHKGKQPLQKIGGKILLASGSITYVIDKLEKRGYITRVNCPSDRRITYAEISAQGKEFMAQIFPEHEKKLHELTEALSNEEKEQAIELMKKLGLSIKDLSY, encoded by the coding sequence ATGAACGAAGAAATCAAACAATCTCTGAAATTATTTATTGTGCTGTCGCGTGCACATAAAGCAATTACTGAACAGACCAATCAATTTTTCCAGGCGAGTGGCGTAAATCCAACTGAATTTGCAGTTTTAGAGCTTTTGTACCATAAAGGGAAACAACCACTTCAAAAAATAGGTGGCAAAATATTACTAGCAAGTGGTTCTATTACTTACGTTATTGATAAACTCGAAAAAAGAGGCTATATTACGCGTGTTAATTGTCCGAGTGATCGCCGTATCACTTATGCAGAAATATCAGCGCAAGGTAAAGAATTCATGGCACAGATTTTTCCGGAACATGAAAAAAAATTGCATGAATTGACGGAAGCGTTATCGAATGAAGAAAAAGAGCAAGCCATTGAATTGATGAAAAAACTAGGTTTGTCGATCAAAGATTTATCATACTAA
- a CDS encoding CPBP family intramembrane glutamic endopeptidase, which produces MINFLKQHPLILMLPLAFFLYNLAFENTAIFWYMYTFAMLILMSLAIIFVKIFDELVTWKSLVYGLVFGTLLYGLVAAGFQLLLLTPFNIAGSVKSFLANFAPVTIWHYLLLMFIIVPGEEIFWRGLVQQKFKHYCSTPLAVLASSVLFGLALALGGFWPGAWTGIITGLILGLLYEWKRSLPVIIVSHLVMIVLLFLIFPLAI; this is translated from the coding sequence ATGATTAACTTTTTAAAACAGCATCCGTTGATTTTGATGCTGCCGCTAGCTTTCTTTTTATACAATTTAGCTTTTGAAAATACTGCTATTTTTTGGTATATGTACACATTTGCGATGCTGATATTAATGTCTCTCGCTATTATATTCGTTAAAATTTTTGATGAGCTTGTTACGTGGAAATCTTTGGTTTACGGATTAGTCTTTGGAACACTTCTTTACGGGCTCGTTGCTGCCGGATTTCAGCTATTACTATTAACACCTTTCAATATAGCTGGATCTGTCAAAAGTTTTCTAGCAAATTTTGCACCTGTTACGATTTGGCACTACCTACTATTAATGTTTATCATCGTACCGGGTGAGGAAATTTTTTGGAGAGGACTTGTTCAGCAGAAGTTTAAACACTATTGCTCGACGCCACTGGCAGTTTTAGCGAGCTCTGTTTTGTTTGGTCTGGCGCTGGCATTAGGTGGATTTTGGCCAGGAGCTTGGACTGGAATCATCACAGGATTGATTCTTGGTTTGCTTTATGAATGGAAAAGAAGTTTACCTGTTATCATCGTTTCTCATTTGGTTATGATCGTCTTGTTATTTTTGATTTTCCCACTAGCGATTTAA
- a CDS encoding AAA family ATPase, translating to MEKLTQARTQLNQLVVGREKEIDFMLIALIQGGHVLLESVPGSGKTWMAKAFAGSFAGQFQRIQFTPDVLPSDVTGIRFFNPKTQEFELRAGPVQTNLLLADEINRATPRTQSSLLESMEEKQATIDGETIQLPDPFIVIATQNPVESQQGTFPLPAAQLDRFLFRLEIGYPNQQEELSIIRNFRDNVSHKKEILPVASVEDVRKWRIEASKVAVHEDIEMYIVSLVRATREHPSIELGLSSRAALALVHAAQGRAFIEGRNFVTPDDVKYILEPVAVHRLMLTAEGMLIQEPTAILREISTSVASPVEAF from the coding sequence GTGGAGAAATTAACACAGGCTAGAACACAATTAAATCAATTAGTAGTAGGTAGAGAAAAAGAGATTGATTTTATGTTAATCGCGTTGATTCAAGGGGGACATGTACTGCTTGAAAGTGTACCCGGTTCAGGTAAGACGTGGATGGCTAAAGCATTTGCGGGGTCATTTGCTGGTCAATTTCAGCGAATTCAATTTACACCAGACGTTTTGCCGTCAGACGTGACAGGCATTCGTTTTTTCAATCCGAAGACGCAGGAATTTGAATTACGGGCTGGCCCAGTTCAAACTAATTTACTACTAGCGGATGAAATTAACCGGGCGACACCTAGAACGCAGTCAAGCCTGTTGGAATCGATGGAAGAAAAACAGGCGACCATTGATGGAGAGACTATACAATTGCCAGATCCGTTTATCGTCATTGCTACACAAAATCCCGTGGAATCGCAACAAGGAACATTTCCACTTCCTGCGGCACAACTGGATCGCTTTTTGTTTCGCCTAGAAATTGGGTATCCAAATCAACAAGAAGAGTTGTCTATCATTCGGAATTTTCGAGATAACGTTTCCCATAAAAAAGAAATTCTACCAGTGGCATCAGTTGAAGATGTTCGGAAATGGCGCATTGAAGCGAGTAAAGTAGCAGTTCACGAAGACATTGAGATGTATATTGTTTCACTTGTCCGCGCAACACGTGAACATCCATCAATTGAACTTGGCTTGAGTTCTAGGGCGGCTCTGGCACTTGTTCATGCAGCTCAAGGAAGAGCATTTATCGAAGGTCGAAATTTCGTAACGCCAGATGATGTAAAGTATATACTCGAACCCGTCGCGGTCCATCGGTTAATGCTGACAGCTGAAGGTATGCTCATTCAGGAGCCCACAGCTATTTTACGTGAAATTTCCACTTCTGTTGCTTCACCGGTAGAGGCGTTTTAG
- a CDS encoding DUF58 domain-containing protein: MVWMRHADDTKNMKWVLGLLIALFFMAMIFLQFLAAAVIGFAATVVGLQILYLDRAGKKLVFQNNRIRKRLLYGGDSSWELVFKNEGLPIWNGQLKIWFHDAVEPKGDSAVSYGDLVEVDLPFTIGSKQTIEIDVPITGKRRGLSRIQKMELLIAHPFGEGSITLEYQPAILHEQLVFPKLQKYPFRYTPSRQKPGQFNLQHTLFDDAFQPIGTRDYVSTDQFNQIHWKASVRMQQYQTKIFSTVANESMLFALNVSAFYGTIHDLEDRIEELASYIENCFSAGVPYAVAVNIRSAGKMPYLYLSTGLGQKQRQQALELLSIISKNNATLPYRTMLGHLDMHIELPYTTYLLTDTPSDALRFITKWSGQTELTVLPSRKERDLA, encoded by the coding sequence ATGGTGTGGATGCGTCATGCTGACGATACGAAAAATATGAAATGGGTATTGGGCTTATTAATTGCCTTATTCTTTATGGCAATGATATTTTTACAGTTTTTAGCTGCAGCTGTCATCGGTTTTGCAGCAACAGTAGTGGGGTTGCAAATTCTCTATTTAGACCGAGCCGGCAAGAAATTGGTTTTTCAAAACAACCGCATACGTAAGCGTCTTCTTTATGGAGGAGATTCTTCTTGGGAACTTGTTTTTAAAAATGAAGGCTTGCCTATTTGGAACGGTCAATTGAAAATTTGGTTTCATGATGCTGTAGAGCCGAAAGGTGACAGTGCAGTGAGCTATGGAGATTTAGTAGAAGTTGATCTTCCTTTTACCATTGGCAGTAAGCAGACAATTGAAATTGATGTGCCAATTACAGGTAAAAGAAGAGGACTGTCGCGTATTCAGAAAATGGAGCTACTCATTGCTCATCCTTTTGGAGAAGGCAGCATAACTCTGGAGTATCAGCCGGCGATTTTACATGAGCAGCTGGTCTTTCCAAAACTCCAAAAATACCCTTTTCGGTATACGCCGTCCCGTCAAAAACCGGGTCAATTCAATTTGCAACATACTTTGTTTGATGATGCCTTTCAGCCAATTGGTACGAGGGATTACGTATCAACAGACCAATTCAATCAAATCCATTGGAAAGCCAGTGTTAGAATGCAGCAATACCAGACAAAAATTTTTTCGACAGTAGCTAATGAATCAATGCTCTTTGCGCTTAACGTGTCAGCCTTTTATGGCACCATCCATGATTTAGAAGATAGAATTGAAGAATTGGCTAGTTATATTGAGAATTGCTTTAGCGCCGGTGTGCCTTATGCAGTAGCAGTTAATATTCGTTCAGCCGGTAAAATGCCTTATTTATATTTGTCTACAGGACTCGGACAAAAGCAACGACAACAGGCGTTAGAACTGCTATCGATTATTTCCAAAAATAATGCTACACTGCCTTATCGCACAATGCTGGGACATTTGGATATGCATATAGAACTGCCTTATACGACTTATCTATTAACTGATACACCAAGTGACGCTTTACGCTTTATTACGAAATGGAGTGGTCAAACAGAATTGACCGTACTGCCAAGCAGAAAGGAACGTGATTTGGCATGA
- a CDS encoding NAD(P)-dependent oxidoreductase — MKIGFIGTGVMGSSLVKHLLDHEHEVSIFTRTAKKAESLVKAGAFLVDSPQQVANNCELIFTMVGYPADVEEVYFGERGLLGNTKKGTILVDLTTSQPQLAQRIFEAATLKGLHALDAPVSGGDIGAKNGVLSIMVGGEKEIFKQISPVFNLFGENIVFQGPAGSGQHTKMCNQINIASTMIGVCESLIYAEKAGLDPERVLRSISSGAAGSWSLSNLAPKMINEDFRPGFYIKHFIKDMKIAAEEAENWGLDLPGLRLSLSMYEKVAAQGHEEQGTQALVEYYRS; from the coding sequence ATGAAGATTGGATTTATCGGAACTGGCGTGATGGGCAGTAGTTTGGTTAAGCATTTGCTCGACCATGAGCACGAGGTTTCAATCTTTACACGAACTGCTAAAAAAGCGGAAAGCTTAGTAAAAGCCGGTGCATTCCTTGTTGATTCACCTCAGCAAGTAGCGAATAACTGTGAACTCATTTTCACTATGGTGGGCTATCCAGCTGATGTTGAAGAAGTTTATTTTGGTGAGCGAGGCCTGTTGGGGAATACTAAAAAAGGAACGATACTTGTGGACCTAACCACTTCTCAGCCACAGTTGGCCCAAAGAATTTTTGAAGCAGCTACGCTAAAAGGTCTCCATGCGCTGGATGCACCCGTTTCTGGTGGCGATATCGGTGCTAAAAATGGCGTATTATCGATTATGGTAGGTGGAGAAAAAGAAATTTTCAAGCAGATTTCTCCAGTTTTCAACTTATTCGGTGAAAATATCGTATTTCAAGGTCCTGCTGGTTCAGGGCAACATACCAAAATGTGCAACCAAATTAACATTGCCAGCACAATGATTGGGGTGTGTGAATCGCTTATTTATGCAGAGAAGGCGGGATTAGATCCTGAACGTGTACTGCGTTCTATTTCTTCAGGCGCAGCCGGTTCCTGGTCACTGTCAAACTTAGCACCTAAAATGATTAATGAAGATTTCCGCCCCGGTTTTTACATCAAGCATTTTATAAAAGATATGAAAATTGCAGCAGAAGAAGCAGAAAACTGGGGATTGGATTTACCGGGTCTTCGCTTATCTCTAAGCATGTATGAAAAAGTAGCAGCACAAGGTCACGAAGAACAAGGTACGCAAGCTTTAGTAGAATATTATCGATCATAA
- a CDS encoding YkyB family protein produces MPVTKSDSDIAQAIFTVNRHAKTAPDNHYLYALKKEALNLMIVQQRALKIGLHFSKNPQKSQQQSSVLVKCGNYYFHMLPKKEDFSSLEHLGHLDDTYRNPPSRMNLKVAKEILRMLTGLEPQKKEMVRSNFTKSYQPRQVDRFYSPKKSYFD; encoded by the coding sequence ATGCCAGTTACTAAATCAGATTCAGATATCGCGCAAGCCATTTTCACTGTTAACCGCCATGCAAAAACTGCTCCTGATAATCATTATTTGTATGCACTGAAGAAAGAAGCGTTAAATTTAATGATTGTACAACAACGTGCATTAAAAATTGGTTTACACTTCAGTAAAAACCCTCAGAAAAGTCAACAGCAATCTTCAGTCCTCGTAAAATGCGGCAATTATTATTTTCACATGCTTCCGAAAAAAGAAGACTTCTCGTCGCTCGAACATTTAGGCCACTTGGACGATACGTACCGCAATCCTCCTAGCCGAATGAACTTGAAAGTAGCGAAAGAAATTTTACGGATGCTGACTGGATTAGAACCGCAAAAAAAAGAAATGGTACGTTCTAACTTCACTAAATCCTATCAGCCAAGACAAGTTGACCGATTTTATTCACCTAAAAAATCCTATTTTGATTGA
- the fadH gene encoding 2,4-dienoyl-CoA reductase — protein MFTDQTIIVTGGSSGMGLHMAKKFASEGANVVITGRDMEKLNEAVKAIAGDRGSVEVFQMDVREPEHAKAMVKFAHEKFGRVDGLVNNAAGNFIVHAEKLSPNGWKSVIDIVLNGTFFCSHAVGNYWIENGTKGNIVNMLATYAWNAGAGVAHSAAAKAGVMSLTRTLAVEWGTQFGIRVNGIAPGPIERTGGADKLWESEKAAKRTLESIPLGRLGKPEEVAELAAFIMSDKASYMNGEIVTLDGGQWLNKFPF, from the coding sequence ATGTTTACGGATCAAACGATTATTGTTACAGGTGGCTCAAGTGGTATGGGACTGCACATGGCTAAGAAATTTGCCTCAGAAGGAGCTAATGTCGTCATCACAGGACGCGATATGGAAAAACTCAACGAGGCTGTGAAAGCGATTGCAGGAGACCGCGGTTCTGTCGAAGTTTTTCAAATGGATGTACGGGAACCTGAACATGCTAAAGCAATGGTAAAATTCGCTCATGAAAAATTTGGCAGAGTGGACGGATTGGTGAATAATGCTGCTGGAAACTTTATTGTTCATGCAGAAAAGTTATCGCCAAATGGCTGGAAATCAGTAATTGATATTGTCTTGAACGGAACTTTTTTCTGTTCGCATGCAGTCGGAAACTATTGGATTGAGAACGGTACAAAAGGCAACATTGTAAATATGCTGGCAACGTATGCTTGGAATGCTGGAGCAGGAGTTGCCCATTCAGCTGCAGCTAAAGCAGGCGTGATGTCGTTGACACGGACGCTTGCTGTTGAATGGGGTACACAGTTCGGTATTCGCGTAAACGGTATTGCGCCTGGACCGATTGAACGAACGGGTGGAGCTGACAAGCTTTGGGAATCTGAGAAAGCCGCTAAACGGACATTAGAGTCAATTCCTCTTGGCAGACTTGGAAAACCCGAGGAAGTGGCTGAACTGGCCGCCTTTATCATGTCAGATAAGGCTTCTTATATGAATGGGGAAATCGTCACCTTAGATGGTGGGCAGTGGCTGAATAAGTTTCCTTTTTAA
- the cbpB gene encoding cyclic-di-AMP-binding protein CbpB has translation MISLPSKDFLDTPIEDYIISSEKVAHVQMGNSAEHALLVLTKTGYSAIPVLDSKYRFCGLINAQRITDAILGMDHIEYERLSDIRVEDIMEKDLPLIHVNERFQKALDMVINQNFLCVVDDEEMFMGILTRRVVLKQLKKQIYQLKR, from the coding sequence ATGATTTCATTGCCAAGCAAAGATTTTCTTGATACACCAATCGAAGACTATATCATCTCTTCCGAGAAAGTAGCGCATGTTCAAATGGGGAACAGTGCCGAACATGCACTGCTCGTCTTAACGAAGACAGGCTATTCAGCCATACCGGTATTGGATTCGAAATACCGCTTTTGCGGTTTAATCAATGCACAACGGATAACTGACGCAATTCTTGGAATGGATCATATAGAATACGAGCGGCTTTCTGATATCCGCGTGGAAGATATCATGGAAAAAGATTTGCCTTTGATCCACGTCAATGAACGTTTTCAAAAAGCGCTTGATATGGTCATTAACCAGAACTTTCTATGTGTAGTAGACGACGAAGAAATGTTTATGGGGATTTTGACGCGGCGTGTTGTATTAAAGCAGCTAAAAAAACAAATTTATCAATTGAAAAGATGA